One window of Cupriavidus oxalaticus genomic DNA carries:
- a CDS encoding c-type cytochrome, translating into MSGPPPQAWLNALLVLIEKCQLGLLWLWHALGLTGTSHGQPAWPWARRIAGETLLIDLALARQVGFSLCALAFALLAVAVASAWRRGRPMLLAAALLALLLAPWPRAALLLGPASPTSFHASPTGFAVDAIVLGQRVYAQHCAACHGNDGRGEGPLAAGLPQWPPTLVSPLLARRADGELFWHVLSGMRDRRGQPTMPGFRSQLAEREAWAVIDYMKALSAANSTEGNWPVPLRLPEMAIRCGDAAPVALSHWRGEQRVRLVAVDGIAATLPYEDPRFLTVLVTPDGRVPAQVPRFRAGCTAASAQAWQALAAIAGLPPARLAGTQLLADGAGWLRARGTPGSTWSDADLVCVSGPAAATRPLPAGIDGLTALLLRMDAEPVRFVKGGFIH; encoded by the coding sequence ATGAGCGGCCCGCCGCCCCAGGCGTGGCTGAACGCACTGCTTGTCCTGATCGAGAAATGCCAGCTGGGCCTGTTGTGGCTGTGGCATGCGCTGGGCCTGACCGGCACCAGCCATGGCCAGCCGGCCTGGCCGTGGGCGCGGCGGATTGCCGGCGAAACGCTGCTGATCGACCTTGCCCTGGCACGGCAGGTCGGCTTCAGCCTGTGCGCGCTCGCCTTTGCGCTGCTGGCCGTCGCCGTCGCCAGCGCCTGGCGCCGGGGCCGCCCCATGCTGCTCGCGGCAGCGCTGCTGGCCCTGCTGCTGGCGCCGTGGCCACGGGCCGCGCTGCTGCTCGGCCCGGCCAGCCCCACCAGCTTCCACGCCAGCCCTACCGGTTTTGCGGTCGACGCCATCGTGCTGGGGCAACGCGTCTACGCACAGCATTGCGCCGCGTGCCACGGCAATGACGGCCGCGGCGAAGGACCGCTGGCCGCCGGCCTGCCGCAATGGCCGCCGACGCTGGTCAGCCCCCTGCTCGCGCGCCGCGCCGATGGCGAGCTGTTCTGGCATGTGCTGTCCGGCATGCGCGACCGCCGCGGCCAGCCGACCATGCCGGGCTTCCGCAGCCAGCTTGCCGAGCGCGAGGCCTGGGCCGTGATCGACTACATGAAGGCGTTGTCGGCAGCCAACAGTACCGAAGGGAACTGGCCGGTGCCGCTGCGGTTGCCGGAGATGGCCATCCGCTGCGGCGACGCCGCGCCGGTGGCGCTGTCGCATTGGCGCGGCGAGCAGCGCGTGCGGCTGGTGGCGGTGGACGGGATCGCCGCTACCCTGCCCTATGAAGACCCGCGCTTCCTGACCGTGCTCGTCACACCGGACGGCCGCGTGCCGGCGCAGGTGCCGCGCTTCCGCGCCGGCTGCACGGCAGCTTCCGCCCAGGCCTGGCAGGCACTGGCGGCGATTGCCGGCCTGCCGCCGGCACGGCTGGCCGGCACCCAGCTGCTCGCCGACGGTGCGGGATGGCTGCGCGCGCGCGGCACGCCGGGCAGCACGTGGTCCGATGCCGACCTCGTCTGCGTGTCCGGGCCGGCTGCCGCGACGCGGCCCCTGCCCGCCGGGATCGATGGCCTGACGGCGCTGTTGCTGCGCATGGACGCCGAGCCGGTTCGCTTCGTCAAGGGCGGTTTCATCCATTGA
- a CDS encoding DMT family transporter, translated as MSATGSSRPLQGIALMVAAVACFAALDTMTKITGAAVPVVMALWVRYLAQAALTGAVLLPARGRILLRTRRPWLQATRAVTMLLSSACAFFSLQVLPVGEFTAVVSLTPLAIALAAATLFGERMSALRWLCLLAGFAGALVVIRPGADVEPAMLLPLAAVCLNAAYQLLTSVLTRTDGAGTTHFYTGCIAAALLSAALPLAWTWHVDALHWWLLAGMALAGCAGHMFLVLAYARAPVGVLTPYLYLQIAFAMLGGWLVFGWLPDAWSLLGVAMIAASGVAGTAVAARERALPARPAARQASAA; from the coding sequence ATGAGCGCCACGGGAAGTTCGCGGCCCCTGCAGGGCATCGCGCTGATGGTTGCCGCGGTGGCATGCTTCGCCGCGCTCGATACGATGACCAAGATCACCGGCGCCGCCGTGCCGGTGGTGATGGCGCTGTGGGTGCGCTACCTTGCGCAGGCGGCGCTGACCGGCGCGGTGCTGCTGCCGGCGCGCGGCCGCATCCTGCTGCGCACGCGCCGTCCATGGCTGCAGGCTACGCGCGCGGTGACGATGCTGCTGTCCAGCGCCTGCGCGTTCTTCAGCCTGCAGGTACTGCCGGTGGGCGAGTTCACCGCGGTGGTCAGCCTGACGCCGCTGGCGATCGCGCTGGCGGCCGCGACGCTGTTCGGCGAGCGCATGTCGGCGCTGCGCTGGCTCTGCCTGCTGGCCGGATTTGCCGGCGCGCTGGTGGTGATCCGGCCCGGCGCCGACGTGGAGCCGGCCATGCTGCTGCCGCTCGCGGCGGTCTGCCTCAATGCCGCCTACCAGTTGCTGACCAGCGTGCTGACCCGGACCGACGGCGCCGGCACCACGCATTTCTATACCGGCTGCATTGCCGCGGCACTGTTGTCGGCGGCGCTGCCGCTGGCGTGGACCTGGCACGTCGACGCGCTGCACTGGTGGCTGCTGGCGGGCATGGCGCTCGCCGGCTGCGCCGGGCACATGTTCCTGGTGCTGGCCTATGCGCGCGCCCCGGTCGGCGTGCTGACGCCGTATCTCTACCTGCAGATCGCCTTTGCCATGCTGGGTGGCTGGCTGGTATTTGGCTGGCTGCCCGATGCCTGGTCGCTGCTGGGCGTGGCGATGATCGCCGCCAGCGGCGTGGCCGGCACCGCGGTGGCGGCCCGCGAGCGCGCCTTGCCGGCACGGCCGGCGGCGCGGCAAGCGAGCGCGGCATAG
- a CDS encoding IclR family transcriptional regulator domain-containing protein, which produces MENEPLNRRDWIAGLEKGLAILEAFDNDHPRLTPTQAAERTGLTRTAARRYLLTLEHLGYTTSDGTLFSLTPRVLKVGWSYFDSARLPRTVQPFLQQITAQLGEAAYLSVLDGWELVFIARTSTNRVMSTGFVLGARVPAPLGSAGVMMLASRPQEQVRTWLENVVLAPYTPYTILQHDRLLEEIRKAGAQGYAMLEQQLQTGVRGVAVPLRDRHGKVIAALSVNMPIGDETPQQALDRVLQVLQDTALLIMRVL; this is translated from the coding sequence ATGGAAAACGAACCGCTGAACCGGCGCGACTGGATCGCCGGGCTGGAGAAGGGCCTGGCCATCCTGGAGGCCTTCGACAACGACCATCCGCGCCTGACGCCCACGCAGGCAGCCGAGCGCACCGGCCTGACGCGCACTGCCGCGCGCCGCTACCTGCTGACGCTGGAGCACCTGGGCTACACCACCAGCGACGGCACGCTGTTCAGCCTGACGCCGCGCGTGCTCAAGGTGGGCTGGTCGTATTTCGATTCGGCGCGGCTGCCGCGCACGGTGCAGCCGTTCCTGCAGCAGATCACCGCGCAGCTTGGCGAGGCCGCCTACCTGAGCGTGCTCGATGGCTGGGAGCTGGTGTTCATCGCCCGCACCAGCACCAACCGCGTGATGAGCACGGGCTTCGTGCTGGGCGCGCGGGTGCCGGCACCGCTGGGGTCGGCGGGCGTGATGATGCTGGCGTCACGGCCGCAGGAACAGGTCAGGACCTGGCTGGAAAACGTGGTGCTGGCGCCCTACACGCCCTACACGATCCTGCAGCACGACCGGCTGCTGGAAGAAATCCGCAAGGCCGGCGCGCAGGGCTATGCGATGCTCGAGCAGCAGCTGCAGACCGGCGTGCGCGGCGTGGCGGTGCCGCTGCGCGATCGCCACGGCAAGGTGATCGCCGCGCTGTCGGTCAACATGCCGATCGGCGACGAGACCCCGCAACAGGCGCTGGACCGCGTGCTGCAGGTGCTGCAGGACACGGCGCTCCTGATCATGCGCGTGCTGTAG
- a CDS encoding LysR family transcriptional regulator, with the protein MEIQHAPSANNDPFLRDLRLFCTVARRASFIAAAQETGISPAHVSKRIAMLEAMLGARLFHRTTRRVSVTAEGESAFAWAQKILEDVDGMLEAVGGAGGEARGQLRIATSLRLGRRHVAPVLSLLRQQHPGLEVWLELLDRRVDLIGEQFDLDIRVGDVQEPHLIASRIATGSRVLCAAPAYLARRGMPEHPSDLPRHDCLLLRERDQAFGVWRLQGQDGGWETTKVTGPMASNVADVTHEWALEGYGIIMASVWDVAAAVRAGDLVRVLPGWRHPSDIWAVTSARASASARMRVCLAFLKAQLTQGPHALATSLEGQAATARA; encoded by the coding sequence ATGGAAATTCAGCATGCGCCCAGCGCGAACAATGACCCGTTCCTGCGCGACCTGCGTCTGTTCTGCACGGTGGCGCGGCGCGCCAGCTTTATCGCCGCGGCCCAGGAGACGGGCATTTCGCCGGCCCATGTGAGCAAGCGCATCGCCATGCTGGAGGCCATGCTCGGCGCCAGGCTGTTCCACCGCACCACGCGCCGCGTCAGCGTCACGGCCGAGGGCGAGAGCGCGTTTGCGTGGGCGCAGAAGATCCTGGAAGACGTGGATGGCATGCTGGAAGCCGTCGGCGGTGCCGGCGGCGAGGCGCGCGGGCAGTTGCGCATCGCCACCAGCCTGCGGCTGGGGCGGCGGCACGTGGCGCCGGTGCTGTCGCTGCTGCGGCAGCAGCATCCGGGGCTGGAGGTATGGCTGGAACTGCTCGACCGCCGCGTCGACCTGATCGGCGAGCAGTTCGACCTCGATATCCGCGTGGGCGACGTGCAGGAGCCGCACCTGATCGCCAGCCGCATCGCCACCGGCAGCCGCGTGCTGTGCGCGGCGCCGGCCTACCTGGCGCGGCGCGGCATGCCGGAGCATCCGTCAGACCTGCCGCGCCACGACTGCCTGCTGTTGCGCGAGCGCGACCAGGCCTTCGGCGTGTGGCGGCTGCAGGGGCAGGACGGCGGCTGGGAGACCACGAAAGTCACCGGCCCAATGGCATCGAATGTTGCCGACGTGACGCACGAGTGGGCCCTGGAGGGCTACGGCATCATCATGGCGTCGGTCTGGGACGTGGCCGCCGCCGTGCGGGCGGGCGACCTGGTGCGCGTGCTGCCCGGCTGGCGGCATCCGTCCGACATCTGGGCCGTGACCAGCGCGCGGGCGTCGGCCTCGGCGCGCATGCGCGTGTGCCTGGCCTTCCTGAAGGCGCAACTGACACAAGGGCCGCACGCGCTGGCGACGTCGCTGGAAGGCCAGGCCGCTACAGCACGCGCATGA
- the aroQ gene encoding type II 3-dehydroquinate dehydratase — protein sequence MKTVLVLNGPNLNLLGTREPAVYGSETLADVERICQQAAERLGLRAECRQTNHEGQLIDWIHEAGKLCASGEMAGVVLNAGALTHTSIALHDAIKGAAVPVVEYHVSNVHAREAFRHKSWISPVAVAVMAGLGVRGYGLAVAAVAQVTGVVAESASA from the coding sequence ATGAAGACCGTACTGGTGCTCAACGGACCCAACCTCAACCTGCTCGGCACGCGCGAGCCGGCCGTCTATGGCAGCGAGACGCTGGCCGATGTGGAACGCATCTGCCAGCAGGCCGCAGAACGGCTCGGGCTGCGGGCCGAGTGCCGGCAGACCAATCACGAAGGGCAGCTGATCGACTGGATCCACGAGGCGGGCAAGCTGTGCGCGAGCGGCGAGATGGCCGGCGTGGTGTTGAACGCGGGCGCGCTCACGCATACGTCGATCGCGCTACATGATGCGATCAAGGGCGCGGCGGTGCCGGTGGTCGAGTACCACGTCTCCAACGTGCATGCGCGCGAGGCGTTCCGGCACAAGTCGTGGATTTCGCCGGTGGCGGTGGCGGTGATGGCGGGGCTGGGGGTGAGGGGGTATGGGCTGGCGGTGGCGGCGGTGGCGCAGGTGACGGGGGTGGTTGCGGAATCCGCTTCCGCCTGA
- a CDS encoding porin translates to MHKRFIALLALGAGSVPAVAQTSGGVTLYGLLDTTIRYSTNEDAAGHSRTQMTDGVLTGSRWGIRGAEDIGGGNKAWFILESGFSPDTGTSQQGGRLFGRTAVVGFDGPYGKLALGRQYTLAHEVLSSYEAMAFANNSIVGYQGGNYTGLRYDNTLKYIKSFNGLQVAAAYTFGEVPGSMKTNSAAAGSLVYSSGPLEIGAVYQQTQNVTSAYFGAVPAAQASKQTVWGLGGTWKAARSQYYLGYTNNRLDVADYRNNVGYVGTRFSLTEALAFIGTFQYDWLRHAGQGGKRLTTAGMLDYNFSKRTDVYVEVDYTHLQGQWIVLNSGAAFVNSGNTYGNKTRLGVMAGVRHKF, encoded by the coding sequence ATGCATAAACGATTCATTGCGCTGCTCGCGCTGGGCGCGGGCAGCGTGCCCGCTGTCGCCCAGACTTCCGGTGGCGTCACGCTCTACGGGCTGCTCGATACCACCATCCGCTACAGCACCAACGAAGACGCGGCCGGCCACAGCCGCACGCAGATGACCGACGGCGTGCTGACCGGCAGCCGCTGGGGCATCCGCGGCGCGGAGGATATCGGCGGCGGCAACAAGGCGTGGTTCATCCTGGAGTCGGGCTTCTCGCCCGACACGGGGACCAGCCAGCAGGGGGGGCGGCTGTTCGGGCGTACCGCGGTCGTCGGCTTCGACGGTCCTTATGGCAAGCTCGCGCTCGGCCGCCAATACACGCTGGCGCATGAAGTGCTGTCGTCGTATGAGGCCATGGCCTTTGCCAACAACTCCATCGTCGGTTACCAGGGCGGCAACTACACGGGGCTGCGCTACGACAACACGCTCAAGTACATCAAGAGCTTCAACGGCCTGCAGGTGGCGGCGGCCTACACCTTCGGCGAGGTGCCGGGCAGCATGAAGACCAATTCGGCCGCGGCCGGGTCGCTGGTGTACAGCTCGGGACCGCTGGAAATCGGCGCGGTCTACCAGCAGACGCAGAACGTCACCTCGGCCTATTTCGGCGCGGTGCCGGCGGCGCAGGCGAGCAAGCAGACGGTATGGGGCCTGGGCGGGACGTGGAAGGCGGCGCGGTCGCAATACTACCTGGGCTATACCAACAACCGGCTCGACGTGGCGGACTATCGCAACAACGTAGGCTATGTCGGCACGCGCTTCAGCCTGACGGAGGCGCTGGCGTTTATCGGCACGTTCCAGTACGACTGGCTGCGGCACGCGGGGCAGGGCGGCAAACGGCTGACCACGGCGGGCATGCTGGACTACAACTTCAGCAAGCGTACCGATGTGTATGTGGAGGTGGACTACACCCACCTGCAGGGGCAATGGATTGTGCTGAACAGCGGGGCGGCGTTTGTGAACAGCGGGAATACGTACGGGAACAAGACGCGGCTGGGGGTGATGGCGGGGGTCAGGCATAAGTTCTGA